The following are encoded together in the Vibrio splendidus genome:
- the pheT gene encoding phenylalanine--tRNA ligase subunit beta — protein sequence MKFSESWLREWVKPAINSEELAHQITMAGLEVDDVEPVAGEFTGVKVGKVVECGQHPDADKLQVTKIDIGAVDADGNKELLDIVCGASNCRLGLTVAVATVGAVLPGDFKIKKAKLRGVPSHGMLCSFSELGIDVESDGILELPEGTTLGMDVRELLELNDVTIDVDLTANRADCFSIRGLAREVGVLNRADVTEPTVEAVATSIEDTVSVEIKATDACPRYLGRVVKNVNVKAESPIWMQEKLRRCGIRSIDPVVDITNYVMLEQGQPMHAFDLAKIEGGIVVRLAEQGEKLTLLDGNEAELNSNTLVIADQNKALAIAGIFGGQDSGVTTETTDVLLEAAFFAPDHIRGRARAYGLHTDSSLRFERGVDSTLQAAAMERATQLLVEICGGEVAPVNGSESEASLPKANVVALRRAKLDSLLGHEIPSTDVVEILTRLGCEVESTNAGWTATSPSWRFDIAIEQDLIEEVGRIYGYDNIPNQAPKAALKMNDHKEANQPLKRVRDLLVDRGYHEAITYSFVEPEQQKLVVPGVEPLILPFPISADMSAMRLGLIQGLLNTVVHNQKRQQSRVRLFESGLRFIPEATAENGMRQEMMLAGVISGTRGEEHWDIATNTVDFFDLKGDLEAVLELSANEIAYSFKSAKHPALHPGQTAAIVVDAGLETEREVGIIGTVHPELERKFGLNGRTIVFEIEWAAINTRVLPEAVAVSKFPANRRDIAVVVDEAVASGDIVEACIAAGGEFLTGAKLFDVYVGQGVEEGKKSLAIALSLQSVERTLEDADIAGSVDAIVASISEKFGAALRD from the coding sequence ATGAAATTCAGTGAATCTTGGCTACGCGAGTGGGTTAAACCTGCAATTAACAGCGAAGAGCTAGCTCACCAAATCACTATGGCTGGTTTGGAAGTTGACGATGTAGAACCTGTTGCTGGTGAATTCACCGGCGTTAAAGTAGGTAAAGTGGTTGAGTGCGGTCAGCACCCAGACGCAGACAAACTACAAGTAACTAAAATTGATATCGGCGCTGTTGATGCAGACGGTAATAAAGAGCTTTTAGACATCGTATGTGGTGCATCTAACTGTCGTCTTGGCCTAACTGTAGCAGTAGCAACAGTTGGCGCAGTACTTCCTGGTGACTTCAAAATCAAGAAAGCAAAACTACGTGGCGTTCCATCGCACGGCATGCTTTGTTCTTTCTCTGAGCTAGGTATCGACGTAGAGTCAGACGGTATCCTTGAGCTGCCAGAAGGCACAACACTAGGTATGGACGTTCGTGAGCTTCTTGAGCTTAACGACGTAACTATCGACGTAGACCTAACAGCAAACCGCGCAGACTGCTTCAGCATCCGTGGCCTTGCTCGTGAAGTTGGCGTACTAAACCGCGCAGACGTTACAGAGCCAACAGTTGAAGCTGTTGCAACAAGCATTGAAGACACAGTATCTGTTGAAATCAAAGCAACGGATGCTTGTCCACGTTACCTTGGCCGTGTGGTTAAGAACGTAAACGTGAAAGCGGAATCTCCAATCTGGATGCAAGAAAAACTGCGCCGTTGTGGTATCCGTTCAATCGACCCAGTTGTAGACATCACAAACTACGTGATGCTAGAGCAAGGCCAACCAATGCACGCATTTGATCTTGCTAAGATCGAAGGCGGTATCGTGGTTCGTCTAGCAGAGCAGGGCGAAAAGCTAACACTTCTAGATGGCAACGAAGCTGAACTAAACAGCAATACACTTGTTATCGCTGACCAAAACAAAGCACTAGCAATCGCTGGTATCTTTGGCGGTCAAGATTCAGGTGTTACTACTGAAACAACAGACGTACTTCTTGAAGCTGCATTCTTCGCACCGGATCACATCCGTGGTCGCGCACGTGCTTACGGTCTTCACACTGATTCTTCTCTACGTTTCGAACGTGGTGTTGATTCAACACTTCAAGCAGCAGCAATGGAGCGTGCAACACAGCTTCTAGTTGAAATCTGTGGTGGTGAAGTTGCGCCAGTAAACGGCAGCGAATCTGAAGCTTCACTTCCTAAAGCAAACGTAGTTGCTCTACGTCGCGCTAAGCTAGACAGCCTACTAGGTCACGAAATCCCATCTACAGACGTAGTGGAAATTCTAACTCGCCTAGGTTGTGAAGTTGAAAGCACTAATGCTGGTTGGACGGCAACGTCTCCATCTTGGCGTTTTGATATCGCAATCGAGCAAGACCTAATTGAAGAAGTAGGTCGTATCTACGGTTACGATAACATTCCAAACCAAGCGCCTAAAGCGGCACTTAAAATGAATGACCACAAAGAAGCTAACCAACCGCTTAAGCGCGTTCGTGACCTTCTTGTAGACCGTGGCTACCACGAAGCAATCACATACAGCTTCGTAGAACCAGAACAGCAAAAGCTTGTTGTACCTGGTGTTGAGCCGCTAATCCTGCCATTCCCAATCTCTGCGGACATGTCAGCAATGCGTCTTGGCCTAATCCAAGGTCTTCTAAACACAGTTGTTCACAACCAGAAGCGTCAACAGTCTCGCGTTCGTCTATTCGAATCAGGCCTACGTTTCATCCCTGAAGCAACTGCTGAAAACGGCATGCGCCAAGAAATGATGCTTGCGGGCGTTATCTCTGGTACTCGTGGCGAAGAGCACTGGGACATTGCAACTAACACTGTAGATTTCTTCGATCTTAAAGGTGACCTAGAAGCCGTTCTTGAGCTTTCTGCAAACGAAATCGCATACAGCTTCAAATCTGCTAAGCACCCAGCACTTCACCCAGGTCAAACTGCGGCTATCGTAGTAGACGCTGGTTTAGAAACTGAAAGGGAAGTGGGTATCATTGGTACTGTTCACCCAGAACTAGAGCGTAAGTTTGGTCTTAACGGCCGTACTATCGTATTCGAAATCGAATGGGCAGCTATCAACACTCGCGTGCTTCCAGAAGCAGTAGCCGTATCTAAGTTCCCTGCAAACCGTCGTGATATCGCAGTAGTTGTTGACGAAGCAGTCGCTTCTGGCGACATCGTAGAAGCGTGTATTGCTGCTGGTGGCGAATTCCTAACAGGCGCTAAACTGTTCGACGTATACGTTGGTCAAGGCGTTGAAGAAGGTAAGAAGAGCCTAGCTATCGCACTTAGCCTACAGTCTGTAGAGCGCACACTTGAAGATGCAGACATCGCTGGTTCAGTAGATGCTATCGTAGCTTCAATTTCAGAGAAATTCGGCGCAGCACTTCGCGACTAA